Proteins from one Akkermansiaceae bacterium genomic window:
- a CDS encoding FAD-dependent oxidoreductase has protein sequence MKNNRRAFIQNTLLGATGLGFAIASTTEVRAAEVANAAAADVTDEVDVLVVGGGTGGVIAAIQAARAGASVLLVERHSQLGGTMTTGGVAFPGLFDAWGKQIIAGIGWELVKESVELDQGTFPDFAKVPQRHWQNQIQINQFLYAILAEEKCEQAGVKIAYYESPQTVTKTDGGWEVACAGFGTRRKVTCKQIIDCTGGAEVVGLAGFPRQREEERQPGSYLFMLGAPNEPGRKQTHQLYVHGADSTNSRTVTEANLTGRKSILAKVRKDSSKRLMHMQPETGFRESYRIEGETVITVNDYRSGKKFDDAVSNAFYPVDLHTKKGVKPEPLKPGTVPTVPLRALIPKGSRNIIVAGRCVSSDRLANSGLRVQATCMGMAQAAGAAAALASKAGTTPLEVPLKEIHDLLRTHGAIIPGDV, from the coding sequence ATGAAAAACAATCGCAGAGCCTTCATCCAAAACACGCTTCTCGGTGCCACCGGCCTGGGATTCGCCATCGCCTCCACCACCGAAGTCCGCGCGGCGGAGGTCGCCAATGCCGCCGCAGCCGATGTGACCGATGAGGTCGATGTGCTGGTCGTCGGCGGCGGCACGGGCGGAGTCATCGCCGCCATCCAGGCCGCACGGGCCGGTGCCAGCGTCCTGCTGGTGGAGCGGCACAGCCAACTCGGCGGGACCATGACCACGGGCGGCGTCGCCTTTCCGGGGCTGTTCGACGCCTGGGGCAAGCAGATCATCGCCGGCATCGGCTGGGAACTGGTGAAAGAAAGCGTCGAACTCGACCAAGGCACGTTCCCTGATTTCGCCAAGGTGCCACAGCGCCATTGGCAGAACCAGATCCAGATCAACCAGTTCCTCTACGCCATCCTGGCGGAGGAGAAGTGCGAACAAGCGGGCGTGAAGATCGCCTACTACGAATCCCCGCAGACGGTGACCAAGACGGATGGCGGCTGGGAAGTCGCCTGCGCGGGATTCGGCACCCGGCGGAAGGTGACGTGCAAGCAGATCATCGACTGCACGGGCGGAGCCGAGGTGGTGGGGCTGGCCGGATTCCCCCGCCAGCGGGAGGAGGAACGCCAGCCGGGATCCTATCTCTTCATGCTGGGCGCGCCCAATGAGCCGGGGCGCAAACAGACCCACCAGCTCTACGTCCACGGCGCGGACTCGACCAACTCCCGCACCGTGACGGAAGCGAACCTGACCGGACGCAAGTCCATCCTCGCCAAAGTGCGGAAGGACAGCAGCAAGCGCCTGATGCACATGCAGCCTGAAACCGGCTTCCGCGAAAGCTACCGCATCGAGGGCGAAACGGTGATCACCGTGAACGACTACCGCTCCGGCAAGAAGTTCGACGACGCGGTCAGCAATGCCTTTTACCCGGTCGATCTCCACACGAAGAAAGGCGTGAAGCCGGAACCGCTGAAGCCCGGCACGGTACCCACCGTCCCGCTGCGCGCCCTGATCCCCAAGGGCAGCCGCAACATCATCGTCGCGGGACGTTGCGTGAGCAGCGACCGCCTCGCCAACTCCGGCCTGCGGGTGCAGGCGACGTGCATGGGCATGGCGCAGGCCGCCGGTGCCGCCGCCGCGCTGGCCTCGAAGGCGGGAACCACCCCGCTGGAAGTACCGCTCAAGGAGATCCACGACTTGCTCCGCACCCACGGTGCCATTATCCCGGGGGATGTCTGA
- a CDS encoding nucleoside hydrolase has translation MMLFLLAFAGAGLLPCAAKVPVIFDTDMGPDYDDVGALAVLNRLADLGEAEILAAGASNHLPNAVRLIGIINRSYKREGIPIGALKGKGPGIDTWHKGEKWTDVLPERYPINLPLSENAPDAVAVYRKALASAEDESVVIVSVGFFPNLRNLLRSPADAASPLDGKELVRKKVKRLVSMAGKFPSGKETNIIVDPESAREVFNEWPVEILIAGYEVGRHVRTGDRMIRMEIKGNPVVDAYAMSIPQDKEEMGKTSRYEPGGRASYDQTTVLAAVRPGDKYFSVERGVLRIDADGTNHWEVAADGRHSRLVEKMAAVELAAVIEDLMIPVTE, from the coding sequence ATGATGCTTTTTCTGTTGGCGTTCGCGGGTGCCGGTTTGCTGCCCTGTGCCGCCAAGGTGCCGGTGATCTTCGATACCGACATGGGACCGGACTACGATGATGTGGGGGCGCTGGCGGTCCTCAACCGTCTGGCGGATCTGGGAGAGGCCGAGATCCTCGCCGCCGGAGCATCCAACCACCTGCCGAACGCAGTGAGGCTCATCGGCATCATCAACCGTTCCTACAAGCGCGAGGGCATCCCCATTGGCGCGTTGAAAGGGAAGGGACCGGGGATCGACACCTGGCACAAGGGCGAGAAGTGGACCGATGTGCTGCCGGAGCGTTACCCGATCAATCTTCCCTTGTCGGAGAACGCACCGGATGCCGTGGCGGTCTATCGCAAGGCCCTCGCTTCCGCCGAAGATGAATCCGTTGTGATCGTCAGCGTCGGATTTTTCCCGAACCTGAGGAACCTGCTGCGCTCACCGGCGGATGCCGCAAGCCCCCTGGACGGAAAGGAACTGGTGCGGAAGAAAGTGAAGCGCCTCGTTTCGATGGCCGGGAAATTCCCCTCCGGAAAGGAGACGAACATCATCGTCGATCCGGAGAGCGCGCGGGAGGTCTTCAACGAATGGCCGGTGGAGATCCTCATCGCCGGATATGAGGTGGGCCGCCACGTGAGGACGGGCGATCGGATGATCCGGATGGAGATCAAAGGGAATCCGGTGGTGGATGCCTATGCGATGTCCATCCCCCAGGACAAGGAGGAGATGGGGAAGACCAGCCGCTACGAACCGGGCGGTAGGGCGAGTTATGACCAGACGACCGTGCTGGCCGCGGTCCGGCCGGGTGACAAATATTTCTCGGTCGAACGGGGAGTCCTGCGCATCGACGCGGACGGCACCAACCACTGGGAAGTCGCTGCGGATGGCCGCCACAGCCGGTTGGTGGAAAAGATGGCCGCCGTGGAGCTGGCGGCGGTGATCGAGGATCTGATGATCCCGGTCACGGAGTGA
- the ahcY gene encoding adenosylhomocysteinase — protein sequence MSFTDYKVADISLAAFGRKEIEIAEHEMPGLMATRAKYGPEKPLQGVRVMGSLHMTIQTAVLIETLVELGADVRWVSCNIFSTQDHAAAAIAAAEIPVYAWKGETLEEYWWCTWEALQFPGGLGPQLIVDDGGDATLLIHKGYELENGSDWVNTPSGSHEESVIKDLLKKIHAEQPGIFATIVKDWKGVSEETTTGVHRLYQMAKAGTLLVPAINVNDSVTKSKFDNLYGCRESLVDGIKRATDVMISGKVGVVCGYGDVGKGCAQALRGQGAQVVVTEVDPICALQAAMEGFRVLTVEDTLGWGDIYVTTTGNFDIIRLEHMEKMKDQAIVCNIGHFDNEIQIDKLNNAAGVVRNNIKPQVDKYTFPTGNSIYMLAEGRLVNLGCATGHPSFVMSNSFTNQTLAQIDLWKNKDSYKAGEVKVLSKHLDEEVARLHLEKVGAKLTKLTQAQADYISVPVEGPYKADHYRY from the coding sequence ATGAGTTTCACCGACTACAAGGTCGCCGACATCTCCCTCGCCGCCTTCGGCCGCAAGGAAATCGAAATCGCCGAGCACGAAATGCCGGGCCTGATGGCCACCCGCGCCAAGTACGGCCCTGAGAAGCCGCTGCAAGGCGTCCGCGTCATGGGCTCCCTGCACATGACCATCCAGACCGCCGTCCTCATCGAGACGCTGGTGGAGCTGGGTGCCGATGTGCGCTGGGTTTCCTGCAACATCTTCTCCACCCAGGACCACGCCGCTGCGGCCATCGCCGCCGCCGAGATCCCGGTCTACGCCTGGAAGGGCGAGACGCTGGAGGAATACTGGTGGTGTACCTGGGAAGCCCTCCAGTTCCCGGGCGGACTCGGACCGCAACTCATCGTCGATGACGGTGGTGACGCGACCCTCCTCATCCACAAGGGTTACGAACTCGAGAACGGCTCCGACTGGGTCAACACCCCGTCCGGCTCCCACGAGGAGTCCGTCATCAAGGACCTGCTCAAGAAGATCCACGCCGAGCAACCGGGTATCTTCGCGACGATCGTGAAGGACTGGAAGGGTGTCTCCGAAGAGACCACCACCGGCGTCCACCGCCTCTATCAGATGGCGAAGGCCGGCACCCTGCTCGTTCCTGCCATCAACGTGAACGACTCCGTCACCAAGTCCAAGTTCGACAACCTTTACGGCTGCCGTGAGTCCCTGGTGGACGGCATCAAGCGTGCCACCGACGTGATGATCTCCGGCAAGGTCGGCGTGGTCTGCGGCTATGGCGATGTCGGCAAGGGCTGCGCCCAGGCCCTCCGCGGCCAGGGTGCCCAGGTCGTCGTGACCGAAGTGGACCCGATCTGCGCGCTGCAGGCGGCCATGGAAGGCTTCCGCGTCCTGACCGTCGAGGACACCCTCGGCTGGGGCGACATCTACGTCACCACCACCGGCAACTTCGACATCATCCGCCTGGAGCACATGGAGAAGATGAAGGACCAGGCCATCGTCTGTAACATCGGTCACTTCGACAACGAGATCCAGATCGACAAGCTCAACAACGCCGCCGGCGTGGTCCGCAACAACATCAAGCCACAGGTGGACAAGTACACCTTCCCGACGGGCAACAGCATCTACATGCTGGCCGAAGGCCGCCTGGTGAACCTCGGCTGCGCCACCGGCCACCCGAGCTTCGTGATGTCCAACAGCTTCACCAACCAGACGCTCGCCCAGATCGACCTCTGGAAGAACAAGGACAGCTACAAGGCCGGCGAGGTGAAGGTGCTTTCCAAGCACCTCGACGAGGAAGTCGCCCGTCTCCACCTGGAGAAGGTCGGTGCCAAGCTGACCAAGCTGACCCAGGCCCAGGCCGACTACATCAGCGTGCCGGTGGAAGGCCCGTACAAGGCGGACCACTACCGCTATTGA
- the metK gene encoding methionine adenosyltransferase has protein sequence MSTYIFSSESVGEGHPDKVADTISDAILDACLAVDPKSRVACETFVKSNVVVVGGEITIPKIGQKPIGSVINVEKIIRDAVRGIGYVNGDDVFHADQIFINNYLTTQSPDIAQGVDAKKAEGKKHAEQGAGDQGIMFGYASAETPELMPAPIMYAHRLGRELTRIRKTGKVKWLRPDAKSQVSVEYVDGKPTRIVNVVISTQHAEGTSHAEIEKFCIEQIIKKVLPKGMLTKDTSYLINPTGKFVVGGPQGDSGLTGRKIIVDTYGGMGRHGGGAFSGKDPSKVDRSAAYMGRWVAKNVVAAGYATKCEVQFAYAIGHHEPVSVHVDTFGTGTTDDAKILAGILKVFSFKPADIVKQLKLLRPIYSKTTNYGHFGKDDADLTWEQTDKVAALKKAIG, from the coding sequence ATGAGCACCTATATCTTTTCCTCGGAATCCGTCGGCGAAGGCCATCCAGACAAAGTTGCGGACACCATCTCGGACGCCATCCTCGACGCCTGCCTCGCGGTGGACCCGAAGAGCCGCGTCGCTTGCGAGACCTTCGTGAAGAGCAATGTCGTTGTCGTGGGTGGTGAGATCACCATCCCCAAGATCGGCCAGAAGCCCATCGGCTCCGTGATCAACGTGGAGAAGATCATCCGCGACGCCGTGCGCGGGATCGGTTACGTCAACGGTGACGACGTGTTCCACGCCGACCAGATTTTCATCAACAACTACCTGACCACCCAGTCCCCGGACATCGCCCAGGGCGTGGACGCGAAGAAGGCCGAAGGCAAGAAGCACGCGGAACAGGGTGCCGGTGACCAGGGCATCATGTTCGGCTACGCCAGCGCGGAGACCCCGGAGCTGATGCCCGCCCCCATCATGTATGCCCACCGCCTGGGCCGCGAGCTGACCCGCATCCGCAAGACCGGCAAGGTGAAGTGGCTGCGCCCGGACGCGAAGAGCCAGGTCTCCGTCGAGTATGTCGATGGCAAGCCGACCCGCATCGTCAACGTCGTCATCTCCACCCAGCACGCGGAAGGCACCTCCCATGCGGAGATCGAGAAATTCTGCATCGAGCAGATCATCAAGAAGGTCCTGCCAAAGGGTATGCTGACCAAGGACACCAGCTACCTCATCAACCCGACCGGCAAGTTCGTCGTCGGTGGTCCCCAGGGTGACAGTGGCCTCACCGGCCGCAAGATCATCGTGGACACCTACGGTGGCATGGGCCGCCACGGTGGTGGTGCTTTCTCCGGCAAGGATCCGTCCAAGGTGGACCGCTCCGCCGCCTACATGGGCCGCTGGGTCGCCAAGAACGTCGTGGCCGCAGGCTACGCCACCAAGTGCGAGGTCCAGTTCGCCTATGCCATCGGCCACCATGAGCCGGTGAGCGTCCACGTGGACACCTTCGGCACCGGCACCACCGATGACGCGAAGATCCTCGCTGGCATCCTGAAAGTCTTCTCCTTCAAGCCTGCCGACATCGTGAAGCAGCTCAAGCTCCTCCGTCCGATCTACTCGAAGACCACCAACTATGGTCACTTCGGCAAGGACGACGCCGACCTCACCTGGGAGCAGACCGACAAGGTCGCCGCGCTCAAGAAGGCCATCGGCTGA
- a CDS encoding metalloregulator ArsR/SmtB family transcription factor encodes MPSTLKSLKLLADPTRLRILMLLEQEALSVAELQELLGMGQSRISTQLSQMKTGRLVSDERSGKNNIYSCTAGEDLMKVARVAASEIPEVFSDQSALRHLLRKRKDKSRAYFDELAGRFGKDYVPGRSWKALAEAFIKILNYKVVADLGAGEGTLAQLLAQRAEKVIAVDLSPKMVEFGQQLAVQHGLSNLEFRVGDIENPPIDDASLDLAILSQALHHAEHPQTAVNAAFRILKPGGSLIILDLLQHNFDEARELYADRWLGFAESDLASMMEKAGFTRIETVVADRETMAPKFQTLLGIGVRAD; translated from the coding sequence ATGCCGTCAACGCTGAAATCCCTGAAGCTCCTGGCCGATCCCACACGCCTGCGGATTCTGATGTTGCTGGAACAGGAAGCCCTCTCCGTGGCGGAACTCCAGGAGTTGCTGGGCATGGGGCAGAGCCGGATCTCCACCCAGCTTTCGCAAATGAAAACCGGCAGGCTGGTGAGCGACGAGCGCAGCGGGAAGAACAACATCTACTCCTGCACCGCCGGAGAGGATCTGATGAAAGTGGCGCGTGTCGCCGCCAGTGAGATCCCGGAGGTTTTCTCGGACCAGTCCGCCCTCCGCCACCTCCTGCGGAAGCGGAAGGACAAATCCCGCGCCTATTTCGATGAACTGGCCGGGCGCTTCGGGAAGGACTACGTGCCGGGCCGCTCATGGAAGGCGCTTGCGGAGGCATTCATCAAGATCCTCAACTACAAGGTGGTGGCCGATCTGGGGGCGGGTGAAGGCACGCTCGCCCAGCTACTCGCCCAGCGGGCGGAAAAGGTCATCGCCGTGGATCTTTCGCCGAAAATGGTGGAGTTCGGCCAGCAACTCGCCGTCCAGCACGGACTTTCCAACCTGGAGTTCCGCGTCGGGGACATCGAGAACCCACCCATTGATGACGCGTCGCTCGACCTGGCCATCCTCAGCCAGGCCCTGCACCACGCCGAGCATCCGCAGACGGCGGTGAACGCCGCGTTCCGCATCCTGAAGCCCGGCGGCAGCCTCATCATCCTCGACCTGCTGCAACACAACTTCGACGAAGCGCGGGAGCTGTATGCCGACCGCTGGCTCGGCTTCGCCGAAAGTGACCTCGCTTCCATGATGGAGAAAGCCGGCTTCACCCGGATCGAGACGGTGGTAGCTGACCGGGAAACGATGGCCCCGAAGTTCCAGACCCTGCTGGGCATCGGGGTCCGCGCCGATTGA